Proteins from a single region of Rhipicephalus sanguineus isolate Rsan-2018 chromosome 5, BIME_Rsan_1.4, whole genome shotgun sequence:
- the LOC119394495 gene encoding protein zwilch homolog: protein MAGKRDYCDMEALKRVLNGSWDGNAVQFLQKYEIERTAMSNPLLQRLEISDKSVILVQRYQSRKMSRSKSTSSSLFIDDTSDNECELELSGCPLEWPMEPQSFSLIESPSYEDSSKNSGSPCKSKLKALPADEGRTLLNAIVNMLQSYKTEMDPVWVACDGTDPQYTAYLGYFVEGVFGTNVTVSCRGPIESKEDLPSFGCIQRKHFWGLHQSHTHTITQVDAKYDVLRHYDPSQQSSREDIMVLECSWQKAAVLQQPPSADAACHLNVQILPGNERSPARSVYKEMRFVKKLVECLTSGAVAWAPDLNGPTLIDKVKTLLQGSRKGSYRGKSGTPFPDVGWNSSDFDLYIETVVMSKRQPVDFTDEMWNAMSGCGTYQELKEGFSMIFRAVQAGEIKPLIVPKNGTKVGAYLRNMSPHFRPECTMEGLMPVRMLTEIGLQKLQRDFVNIFVGLELASQEQLVPFLVCPTLTNEALGELWKLQAVLDMIMLCKTYLHLPIHYLSGYTREALKYFSNCERGKYIHKFRFPLKVPLVRVVLENVSPMEWTASIKSRQGTHTAHTIVHISTTAPFDHLLTEKQCTMPHHLRDSDYYCTIISSTQDKLRF from the exons ATGGCTGGAAAACGAGACTACTGCGACATGGAAGCCCTGAAGAG GGTGCTGAACGGGTCGTGGGATGGAAACGCCGTCCAGTTCTTGCAG AAGTACGAAATTGAACGAACGGCCATGTCAAACCCACTGCTACAAAGACTGGAAATTTCAGACAAGTCCGTCATTCTGGTCCAACGCTATCAG TCTCGCAAGATGTCCCGGTCCAAGTCGACGTCTTCGTCGTTGTTCATCGACGACACATCCGACAACGAGTGTGAACTGGAACTCTCCGGATGTCCTTTAGAGTGGCCGATGGAACCGCAGAGCTTTTCGCTTATTGAATCTCCGTCGTATGAAGATTCGAGCAAGAATTCGGGATCCCCCTGCAAAAGCAAGTTGAAGGCTCTGCCTGCGGATGAAGGAAG GACGCTCCTGAATGCGATAGTGAACATGCTGCAGAGCTACAAGACGGAGATGGACCCAGTGTGGGTGGCCTGCGATGGCACCGATCCCCAGTACACGGCGTACCTGGGATACTTTGTTGAAGGAGTCTTTGGCACAAACGTCACAGTCTCCTGCCGGG GTCCAATTGAAAGCAAGGAAGACTTGCCAAGCTTTGGCTGCATCCAGAGGAAACATTTCTGGGGATTGCACCAGTCACACACTCAC ACGATTACGCAAGTGGATGCGAAGTACGACGTCCTGCGCCACTACGACCCCTCACAGCAAAGCAGCCGTGAGGACATCATGGTCCTTGAATGCTCCTGGCAAAAGGCTGCTGTGCTGCAGCAACCACCAAGTGCCGATGCAGCCTGCCATCTT AATGTCCAAATCTTGCCTGGAAATGAACGCAGTCCTGCACGATCTGTGTACAAAGAAATGAGATTTGTCAAG AAACTTGTCGAATGCCTGACCTCGGGAGCAGTTGCGTGGGCACCAGATCTTAATGGGCCAACTCTCAttgacaaggtgaaaacgctgCTGCAAG GGTCCCGTAAGGGTAGTTATCGAGGAAAGTCAGGGACGCCATTTCCGGACGTCGGTTGGAACTCATCGGACTTTGACCTCTACATTGAGACAGTGGTCATGAGCAAGCGGCAGCCTGTGGATTTCACCGACGAGATGTGGAACGCTATGTCAG GCTGTGGGACGTACCAGGAGCTCAAGGAAGGCTTCAGCATGATATTTCGCGCTGTGCAAGCTGGGGAGATCAAACCATTG ATCGTTCCCAAGAACGGAACCAAGGTGGGTGCGTACCTGCGAAACATGAGCCCGCATTTTCGGCCGGAGTGCACCATGGAGGGGCTGATGCCAGTGCGCATGCTGACTGAGATCGGCCTCCAGAAACTCCAGCGAGACTTCGTCAATATCTTTGTTG GTCTGGAGCTGGCCAGTCAGGAGCAGCTGGTGCCTTTCCTTGTGTGCCCGACCCTAACGAACGAGGCCCTCGGCGAGCTGTGGAAGCTGCAAGCGGTCCTGGACATGATTATGCTGTGCAAGACCTACCTGCACCTCCCCATTCACTACCTGAGCGGGTACACCAG GGAAGCCCTGAAGTACTTCAGTAACTGTGAACGTGGCAAATACATCCACAAGTTCAGGTTCCCCCTGAAGGTTCCCCTTGTTCGTGTGGTGCTGGAAAA CGTCTCCCCCATGGAGTGGACTGCATCCATCAAGAGCCGACAGGGGACCCACACTGCCCACACCATTGTCCACATCAGCACCACTGCCCCTTTCGATCACCTGCTGACTGAAAAGCAATGCA